One Carassius auratus strain Wakin chromosome 16, ASM336829v1, whole genome shotgun sequence genomic window carries:
- the rims2a gene encoding regulating synaptic membrane exocytosis protein 4 isoform X2: MGRQSHDATSTTSTGAGSTGGRMQRSQSRMSLSASFEALAVYFPCMNSFDEEDGEAGGKKLRSTIQRSTETGLAVEMRSRMTRQASRESNDGSMNSYSSEGNLIFPGVRLSSDSQFSDFLDGLGPAQLVGRQTLATPPMGDIQIGMVEKKGALEVEVIRARGLVGKPGSKALPAPYVKVYLLENGACIAKKKTKVARKTLDPLYQQQLSFEEAPGGKVLQIIVWGDYGRMDHKSFMGAAQILLDDLDLSNMVIGWFKLFPPSSLVDPTLAPLTRRASQSSLDSGSGPFGRS, encoded by the exons ATGGGCAGGCAAAGCCACGATGCCACATCCACCACGAGCACGGGTGCAGGCAGCACCGGCGGCCGCATGCAGCGCTCCCAGAGCCGCATGAGTCTGTCGGCTTCCTTCGAGGCGCTGGCCGTCTACTTCCCCTGCATGAATTCTTTTGATGAGGAAGATGGAG AAGCAGGAGGAAAGAAGCTGCGCAGCACCATCCAGAGGAGCACGGAGACGGGACTGGCTGTAGAGATGAGGAGCAGGATGACCAGGCAGGCCAGCCGCGAATCCAATGATGGAAGCATGAACAGCTACAGCTCAGAGGGAAA CCTCATCTTTCCCGGAGTGAGACTTTCTTCTGACAGTCAGTTCAGTGATTTTCTGGATGGACTTGGCCCCGCCCAGCTTGTGGGAAGACAGACTTTAGCCACGCCCCCTATGG GTGACATTCAGATCGGGATGGTGGAAAAGAAAGGAGCCCTAGAGGTAGAGGTCATCCGAGCCAGAGGCCTCGTGGGAAAACCAGGTTCTAAGGCACTGCCAG CCCCTTATGTAAAGGTGTATCTACTGGAGAACGGCGCCTGCATagccaaaaagaaaacaaaagtagcaCGAAAAACACTGGACCCTCTTTACCAGCAGCAGCTGTCGTTTGAAGAGGCCCCAGGAGGAAAGGTTTTACAG ATCATTGTGTGGGGAGACTACGGACGTATGGACCACAAATCCTTCATGGGAGCCGCTCAGATACTTTTAGACGATCTGGACTTGTCCAACATGGTTATTGGCTGGTTCAAGCTGTTTCCTCCCTCTTCATTGGTCGACCCAACCCTGGCCCCGTTGACCAGAAGAGCTTCCCAGTCATCTCTCGACAGTGGGTCTGGGCCGTTCGGTCGCTCGTAG